One window from the genome of Hydra vulgaris chromosome 02, alternate assembly HydraT2T_AEP encodes:
- the LOC136076793 gene encoding uncharacterized protein LOC136076793 — MATGTRWKNSSCLRQYLGSGKELPTAELPTMRDVLRYGILLRETSKLNRRNYSNSELIQDIYNKLSEKWQMASVLFVPPVTCLKHNLVTRLIDAWNKANLISQNKASKVRKQKFNFIIDKLFDLVACNCKIVLCSEQCCPPDCKFGAHITCICPRERKIPIIELVYIKAQREKIGSFSSYQLGPADLMESKRFKKVQSCKRRREEEKQTREKKHTTQEENNTQNEQDNEHDNYKEFESEENEIFSI; from the exons atggctACTGGAACAAGATGGAAAAATAGTTCTTGTCTACGTCAATATTTGGGATCTGGAAAAGAGTTGCCAACAGCTGAACTGCCAACAATGAGAGATGTCCTAAGATATGGTATTCTTTTAAGAGAAACAAGTAAACTAAACAGAAGAAACTATAGCAATTCTGAGTTGATCCaggatatttataataaactttcagaaAAATGGCAAATGGCCAGTGTTTTATTTGTGCCTCCCGTAACTTGTTTAAAGCATAATTTGGTAACAAGACTTATAGACGCATGGAACAAAGCTAATCTAATTTCTCAAAACAAAGCAAGTAAAGttagaaaacaaaagtttaatttcattattGACAAACTGTTTGACTTGGTGGCGTGTAACTGTAAAATAGTTCTTTGTTCTGAGCAATGCTGTCCTCCTGACTGTAAATTTGGTGCCCACATTACCTGTATCTGTCCTAGGGAGAGAAAAATACCAATTATTGAACTGGTTTATATAAAAG CCCAACGAGAAAAGATTGGATCTTTTAGTTCATATCAACTTGGACCTGCTGATTTGATGGAGTCCAAAAGGTTCAAAAAAGTACAAAGTTGCAAACGAAGAAgagaagaagaaaaacaaacgagagaaaaaaaacacacaacGCAAGAAGAAAATAATACTCAAAATGAACAAGATAACGAACATGATAATTATAAAGAGTTTGAATCTGAGGAAAATgagattttttctatttaa